The Ruania alba genome has a window encoding:
- a CDS encoding alpha/beta hydrolase: MTTQPRPQHRPTLLPIDEERVVWSDPTADLPTALADRPLLVLMHGYGAHEHDLTPLVPAIAGNAVVASLRAPLPAGPGYAWFPIEDVENAGSPDPAIAAATTAGVMRWLERTQALARTNGPVGLLGFSQGGAMVTHLMRHHPELFACGVALSGFTVPGLVGGDEALAQIRPPMFFGRGSADPLIPAQVSDRTTAFLASHTQLTTRVYPGLGHGIAQDEVDEVASFLAEHLNT; this comes from the coding sequence CCGCCCGACCCTGCTCCCCATCGACGAGGAGCGGGTCGTCTGGTCTGACCCCACCGCCGACCTGCCGACCGCGCTGGCCGACCGTCCGCTGCTGGTGCTGATGCACGGCTACGGTGCGCACGAGCACGACCTGACTCCCCTGGTTCCCGCGATCGCCGGCAACGCGGTGGTGGCGAGCCTGCGTGCCCCACTGCCGGCCGGCCCGGGCTACGCGTGGTTCCCGATCGAGGATGTCGAGAACGCCGGGTCACCCGATCCTGCCATCGCCGCCGCCACGACCGCTGGAGTGATGCGATGGCTCGAACGCACCCAGGCGCTGGCCCGCACCAACGGGCCGGTCGGCCTGCTGGGCTTCTCCCAGGGCGGTGCGATGGTCACGCACCTGATGCGGCACCACCCGGAGTTGTTCGCGTGCGGTGTGGCCCTCTCCGGGTTCACCGTGCCCGGCCTGGTGGGCGGGGACGAGGCGCTCGCTCAGATCCGCCCTCCGATGTTCTTCGGTCGCGGGAGCGCCGATCCGTTGATCCCCGCACAGGTGAGCGACCGCACGACGGCGTTCCTCGCCTCCCACACGCAGCTCACCACGCGCGTGTACCCAGGTCTGGGGCACGGCATCGCACAGGATGAGGTGGACGAGGTGGCGTCCTTCCTCGCCGAGCACCTCAACACATAG